In a single window of the Coffea eugenioides isolate CCC68of chromosome 3, Ceug_1.0, whole genome shotgun sequence genome:
- the LOC113765246 gene encoding RNA polymerase II-associated protein 3 — MGESEAKMEQSLKDQGNEFFKSGNYLKAAALYTQAIKQDPNNATLYSNRAAAFLHLVKLNKALADAETTITLKPDWEKGYFRKGCVLEAMERYDDALSAFEMALKYNPQSSEVSRKIKRLSQLEKEKKRAQEVESMRSNVDMAKHLDALKSELSGKYGAEEISGEIFSFLVETMEMAVKSWHESSKVDARVYFLLDKDKTDTEKYAPVVNIDKAFESPHTHSSCFSFLRQYAEDSFSRAACLVTPKSIISYPQVWKGQGSRKWKHGQTDGFFVQFETPSIRKLWFLPSSTEKGQTLCRDPVALDISVHEVLPRLFKEV; from the exons ATGGGAGAATCAGAAGCAAAAATGGAGCAATCCCTGAAAGATCAAGGCaatgaatttttcaaatctgGGAATTATCTCAAAGCAGCTGCTCTTTACACTCAGGCCATTAAGCAAGACCCCAACAATGCAACCCTTTATAG CAACCGTGCTGCTGCATTCTTGCATTTGGTCAAGCTCAATAAAGCTCTTGCTGATGCTGAGACAACTATCACATTAAAACCTGATTGGGAAAAA GGTTACTTCAGGAAAGGATGTGTCTTAGAGGCAATGGAAAGATATGATGAT GCCTTGTCAGCATTTGAGATGGCATTGAAGTACAATCCGCAGAGTTCAGAGGTGTCAAGAAAAATCAAGAGGCTTTCACAgttggagaaagaaaaaaagcgGGCTCAAGAAGTGGAAAGCATGAGATCAAATGTTGATATGGCAAAGCATCTGGATGCATTGAAATCTGAACTG TCTGGAAAATATGGAGCTGAAGAGATTTCTGGAGagattttctctttccttgttGAAACAATGGAGATGGCTGTAAAATCATGGCATGAAAGTTCTAAGGTTGATGCTAGAGTTTATTTTCTTCTTGACAAGGATAAAACAGACACTGAGAAGTATGCGCCCGTCGTTAACATTGATAAG GCATTTGAATCACCCCATACACACAGCAGTTGTTTTTCATTTCTTAGACAATATGCTGAAGATTCTTTCTCTCGAGCAGCTTGCTTGGTAACACCTAAGAGTATTATATCTTACCCACAG GTCTGGAAAGGACAAGGATCTAGGAAATGGAAGCATGGACAAACTGATGGCTTCTTTGTTCAATTTGAAACTCCTTCCATTCGCAAGTTATGGTTTCTTCCTAGTTCCACTGAGAAGGGGCAGACTTTATGcag GGATCCGGTCGCTTTGGACATTAGCGTACATGAGGTTCTTCCTCGTCTGTTCAAGGAAGTGTAA
- the LOC113765668 gene encoding sulfate transporter 3.1-like, with product MGNADFESQHRVRVESPPSKPFFQNLGMSVKETLFPDDPFRQFKGQSFSKKCVLGLQYFVPILKWAPGYTFDFFKADFIAGITIASLAIPQGISYARLANIPPIMGLYSSFVPPLIYAMLGSSRDLAIGAIAVPSLLIAAMLGKEVHPAEDSKLYVQLVLTATFFAGVFEASLGLLRLGFIVDFLSHATIVGFMGGAATVVCLQQLKGILGLVHFTHETDITDVMKSIFSQTHQWKWQSGILGCSFLFFLFIARYFSKRKPAFFWANAMAPLISVILGSVLVYFTHAENHGVQVIGHLKKGLNPPSFSELSFDSPYLMTVIKTGIITGVIALAEGIAVGRSFAAFKNYHIDGNKEMLAFGLMNIAGSCTSCYLTAGPFSRTAVNFNAGCKTAVSNIVMATAVMITLLFLTPLFHYTPLVVLSAIIIAAMLGLIDYESAIHLWKIDKFDFTVCLSAYVGVVFGSVEIGLVIAVALSLLRVLLFVARPRTVVLGNIPNSMAYRSIDQYPGAINVPGMLILRIDSPIYFANASYLRERISRWIDEEEDRLKCSKDVELQHVILDMSAVGTIDTSGIGMLEEVKKNMDRRCLQLVLANPGSEVMKKLDRSKLIATVGREWIFLTVAEAVCACTFMLHSFKQKAKATDCEGSDNTV from the exons ATGGGAAATGCTGATTTTGAATCCCAGCATCGTGTTCGTGTGGAATCACCTCCATCAAAACCCTTTTTTCAGAATTTAGGAATGTCTGTGAAAGAGACGCTTTTCCCTGATGATCCTTTCAGGCAATTCAAGGGTCAGTCATTTTCAAAGAAATGTGTTCTCGGGTTACAGTATTTCGTCCCAATTCTTAAGTGGGCTCCTGGTTACACTTTTGATTTCTTCAAGGCTGATTTCATAGCTGGAATTACTATCGCTAGCCTTGCGATTCCTCAAGGAATAAGCTATGCGAGATTAGCAAATATTCCTCCAATTATGGGACTAT ATTCAAGCTTTGTGCCGCCGCTGATTTATGCCATGCTGGGAAGTTCAAGAGATTTGGCCATTGGAGCTATAGCTGTTCCATCACTTCTCATAGCTGCCATGCTAGGAAAAGAAGTCCATCCTGCTGAGGACTCCAAGCTCTATGTGCAGCTGGTTCTGACAGCAACTTTCTTTGCTGGAGTTTTTGAAGCTTCTCTAGGCCTGTTAAG GCTTGGATTCATTGTGGACTTCCTATCCCATGCAACAATTGTGGGATTTATGGGAGGAGCAGCTACAGTTGTGTGTTTGCAGCAGTTGAAGGGAATTCTTGGGCTGGTTCATTTCACACACGAAACTGATATCACGGACGTCATGAAGTCTATCTTTAGCCAAACGCACCAG TGGAAATGGCAAAGCGGGATCCTGGGATGctctttcctcttcttcctcttcatcgCAAGATACTTC AGCAAAAGGAAGCCAGCATTCTTTTGGGCAAATGCTATGGCACCTCTAATTTCTGTTATTTTGGGAAGTGTTCTGGTGTACTTCACCCATGCTGAAAATCATGGAGTACAAGTG ATTGGGCACTTGAAGAAAGGGTTGAATCCACCATCTTTTTCAGAATTGTCATTTGATTCTCCATACCTCATGACAGTCATAAAGACTGGAATCATCACTGGTGTCATCGCTCTAGCT GAAGGAATAGCAGTTGGAAGAAGCTTTGCCGCATTCAAGAACTATCATATAGATGGAAACAAAGAGATGTTGGCTTTCGGATTGATGAACATTGCTGGCTCTTGCACCTCTTGCTACCTTACCGCAG GACCATTTTCAAGGACGGCAGTGAATTTCAATGCAGGCTGCAAAACTGCAGTGTCTAATATTGTTATGGCAACTGCAGTGATGATAACATTGTTGTTCCTCACGCCATTGTTCCACTACACTCCTCTAGTGGTTCTTTCCGCCATAATAATTGCGGCCATGCTTGGCCTCATAGACTATGAATCTGCCATCCACCTCTGGAAGATTGACAAATTCGACTTCACTGTCTGCCTCAGTGCATACGTTGGCGTGGTCTTTGGCAGTGTCGAAATCGGCCTAGTTATTGCT GTGGCACTGTCCCTTCTGCGGGTACTTTTGTTCGTCGCAAGGCCGAGGACTGTTGTTCTTGGAAACATTCCGAACAGTATGGCTTACAGAAGCATTGATCAATATCCCGGAGCTATCAATGTTCCTGGAATGTTAATCCTGCGTATCGACTCTCCCATATACTTTGCCAATGCAAGTTACTTGAGAGAAAG GATCTCAAGATGGATCGACGAGGAGGAAGATAGGTTAAAATGCTCAAAAGATGTTGAACTACAGCATGTAATATTGGATATGAGTG CTGTCGGAACGATTGATACAAGTGGAATTGGTATGCTAGAAGAAGTCAAGAAAAACATGGACAGAAGGTGTCTGCAG CTTGTATTAGCCAATCCTGGAAGTGAGGTTATGAAGAAGCTGGATAGGTCCAAGCTTATTGCCACAGTTGGTCGAGAATGGATCTTTCTAACAGTTGCAGAAGCAGTATGCGCTTGCACCTTCATGCTTCACTCTTTCAAGCAGAAAGCCAAGGCAACTGACTGTGAAGGATCAGATAACACTGTTTGA
- the LOC113767041 gene encoding protein IQ-DOMAIN 14 isoform X2, whose amino-acid sequence MGKTGKWIRNFLTGKKDKEREKDKEKVKNTGNLQPPSISAEQIPTTPITIPPTTPKEKRRWSFRRSSATAPGQKDSNSTDMMATTPPSQQAFLEADADQKKHALAVAVATAAAADAAAAAAKAAAAVIQLTAAASGRTSAIEEAAAIKIQSVFRANLARKALNALKGLVKLQALVRGHLVRKQATATLRCMQALVTVQARARAQRIQMAQESKPNNLKQFHHRKSTQENRFSQSYQDFDKGMEENIKIVEMDIGDSKGSTKSRNSYSNNGQTERTDHRISTHRAYSNQEQITPSPSAITDLSPRACSGHFEEYSFGTAQSSPQYCSAISKPDPSKGAFSYARSEYGDSLYNEYPFYPSYMANTESSRAKVRSHSAPKQRPESFERQPSRRRPSIEGRNVPRAVRMQRSSSHVGSAAQNFQYPWSIKLDRSSISLKDSECGSTSTMLTNTNYCRSLVGLEVQGSRY is encoded by the exons ATGGGGAAGACTGGCAAGTGGATAAGAAACTTCTTAACGGGAAAGAAggataaagagagagagaaagacaaGGAGAAGGTGAAGAATACAGGCAATCTTCAGCCGCCTTCAATTTCCGCTGAACAGATTCCGACAACACCAATAACAATCCCACCGACGACTcccaaagaaaagagaagatggAGTTTTCGAAGGTCATCAGCCACTGCACCAGGCCAGAAGGACTCCAATTCAACGGATATGATGGCCACAACACCACCATCTCAACAGGCATTCCTGGAAGCAGACGCTGATCAGAAAAAACATGCCTTGGCAGTCGCAGTTGCCACGGCCGCAGCTGCTGATGCAGCAGCTGCAGCGGCAAAGGCTGCTGCCGCTGTGATTCAATTGACTGCTGCAGCATCGGGGAGAACCTCTGCAATTGAAGAGGCTGCAGCCATCAAGATTCAATCTGTCTTTCGAGCTAATTTG GCAAGAAAAGCTTTAAATGCATTGAAAGGATTGGTGAAGTTGCAAGCATTGGTGAGGGGACATTTGGTGAGAAAACAGGCAACGGCTACCCTCAGGTGCATGCAAGCTTTGGTCACTGTTCAGGCTAGAGCTCGAGCTCAAAGGATCCAAATGGCTCAGGAATCAAAACCCAACAATCTGAAGCAATTTCATCATAGAAAATCCACGCAGGAAAATAGATTCAGTCAATCATATCAA GATTTTGATAAAGGAATGGAAGAGAACATAAAAATTGTGGAGATGGATATTGGTGACTCAAAGGGAAGCACAAAAAGTAGGAATAGTTATTCAAACAATGGGCAGACAGAAAGAACGGATCATAGGATTTCGACTCATAGAGCTTATTCAAACCAAGAACAGATCACACCATCACCATCAGCTATAACTGATCTGAGTCCAAGAGCATGTAGTGGTCATTTTGAGGAATACTCCTTTGGTACAGCACAAAGCAGCCCTCAGTACTGCTCTGCTATATCTAAACCTGACCCTTCAAAAGGTGCATTTTCTTATGCACGATCAGAATATGGAGATTCATTGTATAACGAGTATCCATTCTATCCAAGTTACATGGCCAATACAGAATCTTCAAGGGCTAAAGTGCGATCACATAGCGCACCCAAGCAACGGCCTGAATCATTTGAGAGACAACCAAGCAGGCGTAGGCCATCAATTGAAGGAAGAAATGTACCAAGGGCTGTCAGAATGCAGAGATCATCGTCACATGTTGGTTCTGCTGCTCAGAATTTTCAATATCCTTGGTCAATAAAGCTTGACAGATCATCTATTTCCCTCAAAGACAGCGAGTGTGGATCCACCAGTACGATGCTGACTAACACCAATTACTGCAGATCTCTGGTTGGACTTGAG GTTCAAGGAAGTAGGTACTAA
- the LOC113767041 gene encoding protein IQ-DOMAIN 14 isoform X1 codes for MGKTGKWIRNFLTGKKDKEREKDKEKVKNTGNLQPPSISAEQIPTTPITIPPTTPKEKRRWSFRRSSATAPGQKDSNSTDMMATTPPSQQAFLEADADQKKHALAVAVATAAAADAAAAAAKAAAAVIQLTAAASGRTSAIEEAAAIKIQSVFRANLARKALNALKGLVKLQALVRGHLVRKQATATLRCMQALVTVQARARAQRIQMAQESKPNNLKQFHHRKSTQENRFSQSYQDFDKGMEENIKIVEMDIGDSKGSTKSRNSYSNNGQTERTDHRISTHRAYSNQEQITPSPSAITDLSPRACSGHFEEYSFGTAQSSPQYCSAISKPDPSKGAFSYARSEYGDSLYNEYPFYPSYMANTESSRAKVRSHSAPKQRPESFERQPSRRRPSIEGRNVPRAVRMQRSSSHVGSAAQNFQYPWSIKLDRSSISLKDSECGSTSTMLTNTNYCRSLVGLEVSRTIPFGNHI; via the exons ATGGGGAAGACTGGCAAGTGGATAAGAAACTTCTTAACGGGAAAGAAggataaagagagagagaaagacaaGGAGAAGGTGAAGAATACAGGCAATCTTCAGCCGCCTTCAATTTCCGCTGAACAGATTCCGACAACACCAATAACAATCCCACCGACGACTcccaaagaaaagagaagatggAGTTTTCGAAGGTCATCAGCCACTGCACCAGGCCAGAAGGACTCCAATTCAACGGATATGATGGCCACAACACCACCATCTCAACAGGCATTCCTGGAAGCAGACGCTGATCAGAAAAAACATGCCTTGGCAGTCGCAGTTGCCACGGCCGCAGCTGCTGATGCAGCAGCTGCAGCGGCAAAGGCTGCTGCCGCTGTGATTCAATTGACTGCTGCAGCATCGGGGAGAACCTCTGCAATTGAAGAGGCTGCAGCCATCAAGATTCAATCTGTCTTTCGAGCTAATTTG GCAAGAAAAGCTTTAAATGCATTGAAAGGATTGGTGAAGTTGCAAGCATTGGTGAGGGGACATTTGGTGAGAAAACAGGCAACGGCTACCCTCAGGTGCATGCAAGCTTTGGTCACTGTTCAGGCTAGAGCTCGAGCTCAAAGGATCCAAATGGCTCAGGAATCAAAACCCAACAATCTGAAGCAATTTCATCATAGAAAATCCACGCAGGAAAATAGATTCAGTCAATCATATCAA GATTTTGATAAAGGAATGGAAGAGAACATAAAAATTGTGGAGATGGATATTGGTGACTCAAAGGGAAGCACAAAAAGTAGGAATAGTTATTCAAACAATGGGCAGACAGAAAGAACGGATCATAGGATTTCGACTCATAGAGCTTATTCAAACCAAGAACAGATCACACCATCACCATCAGCTATAACTGATCTGAGTCCAAGAGCATGTAGTGGTCATTTTGAGGAATACTCCTTTGGTACAGCACAAAGCAGCCCTCAGTACTGCTCTGCTATATCTAAACCTGACCCTTCAAAAGGTGCATTTTCTTATGCACGATCAGAATATGGAGATTCATTGTATAACGAGTATCCATTCTATCCAAGTTACATGGCCAATACAGAATCTTCAAGGGCTAAAGTGCGATCACATAGCGCACCCAAGCAACGGCCTGAATCATTTGAGAGACAACCAAGCAGGCGTAGGCCATCAATTGAAGGAAGAAATGTACCAAGGGCTGTCAGAATGCAGAGATCATCGTCACATGTTGGTTCTGCTGCTCAGAATTTTCAATATCCTTGGTCAATAAAGCTTGACAGATCATCTATTTCCCTCAAAGACAGCGAGTGTGGATCCACCAGTACGATGCTGACTAACACCAATTACTGCAGATCTCTGGTTGGACTTGAGGTAAGCAGGACAATCCCATTTGGCAATCACATCTGA